The following proteins are encoded in a genomic region of Natronorubrum halophilum:
- a CDS encoding sodium-dependent transporter, producing the protein MADVPIKTARAEWGSRFGFLMAMVGAMVGAGNIWRFPYVMGDNGGGAFVLAFLTLLFVLAVPGLMAEVALGRYTKKGVIGAFRDVVGRGGMVGLGVVVLLVNVALMSYYSPLIGWTLYYAIHSLAFTFTASGFEAQAFMNALFANPALMIGLHTVVMGSIASILVLGIRRGVERLVVYAVPALVIALVVMTIRGLTLPGASEGIAFTFGIQWEYLTESSTWIAALGQALFSTGLGWGIALTVGSYLREYDDVPLGGGVFTAIGESSIGILAALAIFPVVFAVGVEPDVGAGLAFVSLVQVFPEIPLGGLVAILFFVGFFLATFTSGLLITEVGVTTVSEETRLDRTQTILAVCGVIWLVGLPSAYSVDVLDYLDFVFGNWGLPLATLAIIGVIGWVIGPKRLRMLAVNRNAGVYVGRWWDPVIKYVIPAVMIFIMTYFAWENFGTSEMIGGMLVIVLFPIIGYAVMSVLEGRGGQPETAEVPGGDD; encoded by the coding sequence CGGCTCGAGCGGAATGGGGATCGCGCTTTGGCTTCCTGATGGCGATGGTCGGCGCGATGGTCGGCGCTGGAAACATCTGGCGGTTCCCGTACGTGATGGGAGACAACGGCGGCGGGGCGTTCGTTCTCGCCTTCCTCACGCTCCTGTTCGTCCTCGCGGTGCCGGGATTGATGGCCGAGGTCGCTCTCGGCCGATACACGAAAAAGGGGGTGATCGGTGCGTTTCGCGACGTGGTCGGCCGGGGCGGAATGGTCGGTCTCGGCGTGGTCGTCTTACTGGTGAACGTCGCCCTCATGTCGTATTACTCGCCGCTGATCGGGTGGACGCTGTACTACGCGATCCACTCGCTGGCGTTTACCTTCACGGCGAGCGGCTTCGAGGCCCAGGCGTTCATGAACGCCCTCTTCGCGAATCCGGCGCTGATGATCGGGCTGCATACGGTCGTGATGGGCTCGATCGCGTCGATCCTCGTCCTCGGCATTCGCCGCGGTGTCGAGCGACTCGTCGTCTACGCGGTACCGGCGCTGGTGATCGCGCTCGTCGTCATGACGATCCGCGGACTCACGTTGCCCGGCGCGAGCGAGGGAATCGCCTTTACCTTCGGCATCCAGTGGGAGTATCTGACCGAGAGCAGCACCTGGATCGCTGCGCTCGGCCAGGCGCTGTTCTCTACGGGGCTGGGCTGGGGGATCGCCCTGACCGTCGGGAGCTACCTCCGGGAGTACGACGACGTCCCGCTCGGGGGCGGCGTCTTCACGGCCATCGGCGAGTCGAGCATCGGCATCCTCGCGGCGCTGGCCATCTTTCCCGTCGTCTTCGCGGTCGGCGTCGAACCGGACGTCGGTGCCGGACTGGCGTTCGTCTCGCTCGTGCAGGTCTTTCCCGAAATCCCGCTGGGTGGACTCGTCGCCATCCTCTTTTTCGTCGGCTTCTTCCTCGCGACGTTCACGTCGGGGCTGCTCATCACCGAAGTCGGCGTGACGACGGTCAGCGAGGAGACGCGTCTCGATCGAACGCAGACCATCCTCGCCGTCTGCGGCGTGATCTGGTTGGTCGGCCTTCCGAGTGCGTACTCCGTTGACGTACTCGATTACCTCGACTTCGTCTTCGGGAACTGGGGACTGCCGCTCGCGACGCTGGCCATCATCGGCGTCATCGGCTGGGTCATCGGCCCGAAACGGCTCCGAATGCTCGCCGTGAACCGAAACGCCGGCGTCTACGTCGGCCGCTGGTGGGATCCCGTGATCAAGTACGTCATCCCCGCCGTCATGATCTTCATCATGACCTACTTCGCGTGGGAGAACTTCGGTACCAGCGAGATGATCGGCGGCATGCTTGTGATCGTCCTGTTCCCGATCATCGGCTACGCGGTCATGTCCGTCCTCGAGGGCCGGGGCGGCCAACCAGAGACTGCCGAAGTCCCCGGAGGTGATGACTGA